The window GGCCGAGCAGGTGCTGGCGGCGGATTCGGCGTGGTGGCCGTTGCGCGAGCACGTGCAGGCACGGGCACGGGCTTCGCAGGACAAGCCCACCTCGGCGGCAGTGTTTGCCCAGGGCGTGTTGGCAGCGGTCGGGAAGTCGCCGGTGCCGGCGGTGGTGCGGTTGGGCAACGGCAGTACGGCTTTGCCGTTGATGGCCCGGTTACTGCCGCGACGGGTGCTGGATTGGGCGTTGCGCAAGCGGTTTGGCCTGCTGCGCCCGCTCTGATTGATTGGTTGCCTGTACTGGCCTCTTCGCGGGTAAACCCGCGAAGAGGCCAGTACAGGCAAAACAGATCAGGCAATGGAACGCAGCACCCCGCCATCCACCCGCAAGGCAGCCCCGGTAGTGGCACTGGCCTGCATCGACGCCAGGTACACCACCATGTTCGCCACCTCCTCCACTGTCGCCAGTCGCTTGATCAGCGAGGTCGGCCGGTGCTCGGCAAGGAAGTTGGCCTCCAGCTCTTCAGTCGACACCCCCTGCTCCTCGGCCAGCTTGGCAAAGAAGTCGCCCACACCTTCCGAACGCGTAGGCCCCGGCAGCACCGAATTCACCGTCACCCCGGTGCCGGCCAGGGTCTCGGCCAGCCCGCGCGACACCGCCAGCAACGCAGTCTTGGTCATGCCGTAATGAATCATCTCGGTCGGGATCTGCAGCGCCGACTCACTGGACAGGAACACCACTCGCCCCCATTTGCGTTCGGCCATGCCCGGGGCATAGTGGCGTGACAGGCGAACGGCACTGAGCACATTGACGTCGAAGAAACGCTGCCAGTCCTCATCCTCGATCTCGAAGAACGGCTTGGGCTCGAAGATGCCCAGGTTGTTGACCAGGATGTCGGTGTGCGGCACCTGCTTGAAAAGCGTCTGCGCACCGGCCTGGGTGCTCAGGTCGGCAGCGATGCCGATGATGCGCGCCTGCGGCAGGCGCTCGCGCACTACTTTGAGGGCTTCGTCGACCCGGGCCTGGGTGCGACCGTTGAGGACCACTTCGGCCCCCGCCTCGGCCAGGCCGATGGCGATGGCCAGGCCGATGCCGGCGGTGGAGCCGCTGACGATGGCGCGCTTGCCGTTCAGGGAAATGTGCATCTGTGCCTCCTCGGTAATCAGGACAATTGCCGGGGCTGCTTTGCAGCCCATCGCGACACAAGGCCGCTCCTACATGCGGACGCGATCTCCTGGAGCGGCCTTGTGTCGCGATGGGCCGCAAAGCGGCCCCAAAACATCACACTTTCTTCACAGGCTGCTCGTCAAACGCCTGCCAGCCACCACCCAGGGCCTTGTACAGCCCCACCAGCGCCTGCGACACCGCCGCAGAACTGTCGATCCACTGCTCCTCGCTGGCC of the Pseudomonas asiatica genome contains:
- a CDS encoding SDR family NAD(P)-dependent oxidoreductase is translated as MHISLNGKRAIVSGSTAGIGLAIAIGLAEAGAEVVLNGRTQARVDEALKVVRERLPQARIIGIAADLSTQAGAQTLFKQVPHTDILVNNLGIFEPKPFFEIEDEDWQRFFDVNVLSAVRLSRHYAPGMAERKWGRVVFLSSESALQIPTEMIHYGMTKTALLAVSRGLAETLAGTGVTVNSVLPGPTRSEGVGDFFAKLAEEQGVSTEELEANFLAEHRPTSLIKRLATVEEVANMVVYLASMQASATTGAALRVDGGVLRSIA